One window of Bos javanicus breed banteng chromosome 1, ARS-OSU_banteng_1.0, whole genome shotgun sequence genomic DNA carries:
- the TMEM50B gene encoding transmembrane protein 50B gives MAGFLDNFRWPECECIDWSERRNAVASVVAGILFFTGWWIMIDAAVVYPKPEQLNHAFHTCGVFSTLAFFMINAVSNAQVRGDSYESGCLGRTGARVWLFIGFMLMFGSLIASMWILFGAYVTQNTDVYPGLAVFFQNALIFFSTLIYKFGRTEELWT, from the exons ATGGCAGGCTTCCTAGATAATTTCCGTTGGCCGGAATGTGAGTGCATCGACTGGAGTGAGAGAAGAAATGCAGTGGCTTCTGTGGTTGCAGGTATATTG TTTTTTACCGGTTGGTGGATAATGATCGATGCAGCTGTAGTGTATCCGAAGCCAGAGCAGCTGAACCATGCCTTTCACACATGTGGTGTGTTTTCCACATTGGCTTTCTTCAT GATAAACGCTGTGTCCAACGCTCAGGTGAGAGGTGACAGCTATGAGAGCGGCTGTTTAGGAAGAACAG GTGCTCGAGTTTGGCTCTTCATTggtttcatgttgatgtttgggtCACTGATTGCTTCTATGTGGATTCTCTTTGGTGCCTATGTTACCCAGA ATACTGATGTTTATCCAGGACTAGCTGTGTTTTTTCAAAATGCACTTATATTTTTTAG